The Oncorhynchus nerka isolate Pitt River linkage group LG12, Oner_Uvic_2.0, whole genome shotgun sequence genome includes a region encoding these proteins:
- the LOC115138636 gene encoding gap junction delta-2 protein: protein MGEWTILERLLEAAVQQHSTMIGRILLTVVVIFRILIVAIVGETVYDDEQTMFVCNTLQPGCNQACYDKAFPISHIRFWVFQIIMVCTPSLCFITYSVHQSAKQKERRYSTVFLSLDKDQDSMKRDDSKKIKNTIVNGVLQNTENSTKEAEPDCLEVKEIPNSAMRTTGKSKKSRQEGISRFYIIQVVFRNALEIGFLVGQYFLYGFNVPSVYECDRYPCIKDVECYVSRPTEKTVFLVFMFAVSGFCVLLNLAELNHLGWKKIKTAVRGVQARRKSIYEIRNKDLPRMSVPNFGRTQSSDSAYV from the exons ATGGGGGAATGGACCATACTAGAAAGGCTTCTGGAGGCTGCTGTCCAGCAGCACTCTACTATGATAGGAAG GATCCTACTAACTGTGGTGGTGATCTTCCGGATTCTAATCGTAGCAATAGTTGGAGAGACGGTCTATGATGATGAGCAAACCATGTTTGTTTGTAATACCTTACAACCTGGCTGCAACCAGGCTTGCTACGACAAGGCATTCCCAATTTCACACATTCGATTTTGGGTTTTCCAGATCATAATGGTTTGCACCCCGAGTCTTTGTTTTATCACATACTCGGTGCATCAGTCAGCGAAACAGAAGGAGCGACGGTACTCCACTGTCTTTCTGTCCCTGGATAAGGATCAAGATTCAATGAAACGAGATGACAGCAAAAAGATTAAAAACACCATTGTGAATGGAGTACTTCAGAACACAGAGAACTCCACCAAAGAAGCCGAACCCGACTGTTTGGAAGTCAAAGAGATCCCAAATTCAGCCATGAGAACTACTGGGAAGTCTAAAAAGAGTCGGCAAGAGGGTATCTCGAGATTTTACATAATTCAAGTGGTTTTCAGAAACGCGCTGGAAATAGGGTTTTTAGTGGGTCAATATTTCTTGTATGGATTCAACGTCCCGTCGGTGTACGAATGTGATCGATATCCATGCATAAAAGATGTCGAGTGCTATGTTTCCAGACCAACAGAGAAGACCGTGTTTCTAGTCTTCATGTTCGCGGTCAGTGGCTTTTGTGTGTTGCTGAATCTGGCAGAACTCAATCATTTGGGGTGGAAGAAAATCAAAACGGCGGTGCGAGGAGTGCAGGCGAGGCGAAAGTCCATTTATGAAATCAGAAATAAGGACTTGCCCCGAATGAGTGTGCCTAATTTCGGCCGTACTCAATCCAGTGACTCTGCTTATGTGTAG